Proteins found in one Lonchura striata isolate bLonStr1 chromosome 25, bLonStr1.mat, whole genome shotgun sequence genomic segment:
- the GJD3 gene encoding gap junction delta-3 protein, translating to MGEWGFLSSLLDAVQEHSPMVGRFWLVVMLLFRILVLATVGSDVFEDEQEEFVCNTQQPGCKPVCYDAAFPISHYRFLVFHVVVLSAPAALFVIFAVHQAAKPGRGGAPGQRARRLQPFYVGSVVARIAAELGFLLGQALLYGFRVQPLFVCRRRPCPHRVDCFVSRPTEKTVFIHFYFVVGLVSALLSLAELAHLLRKGPPARPGCCRRPQERGPAPGQPAGAAEGPPGPHPRGDLTV from the coding sequence ATGGGCGAGTGGGGCTTCCTGAGCTCGCTGCTGGACGCCGTGCAGGAGCACTCGCCCATGGTGGGCCGCTTCTGGCTGGTGGTGATGCTCCTCTTCCGCATCCTGGTCCTGGCCACCGTGGGCAGCGACGTCTTCGAGGACGAGCAGGAGGAGTTCGTGTGCAACACGCAGCAGCCGGGCTGCAAACCCGTGTGCTACGACGCCGCCTTCCCCATCTCCCACTATCGCTTCCTCGTCTTCCACGTCGTCGTGCTCTCGGCGCCCGCCGCTCTCTTCGTCATCTTCGCCGTGCACCAGGCGGCCAAGCCGGGGCGCGGGGGGGCTCCCGGCCAGCGCGCCCGCCGCCTCCAGCCCTTCTACGTGGGCAGCGTGGTGGCCCGGATCGCCGCCGAGCTGGGCTTCCTGCTGGGCCAGGCGCTGCTCTACGGCTTCAGGGTGCAGCCGCTCTTCGTGTGCCGCCGCCGGCCCTGCCCGCACCGCGTCGACTGCTTCGTCTCCCGCCCCACCGAGAAAACCGTCTTCATCCACTTCTACTTCGTGGTGGGGCTGGTCTCGGCGCTGCTCAGCCTGGCCGAGCTCGCCCACCTCCTGCGCAAGGGGcccccggcgcggcccggctGCTGCCGCCGGCCGCAGGAGCGGGGCCCGGCGCCCGGGCAGCCGGCGGGGGCTGCGGAGGGACCCCCGGGTCCCCACCCGCGGGGGGACCTCACCGTGTGA